Proteins encoded in a region of the Paenibacillus wynnii genome:
- a CDS encoding SDR family oxidoreductase: protein MTLTLITGGNKGLGYEAARRLIGLGHTVYIGARNEELGKKAADELGARFVLLDVSEDDSVNAAAAEIMAKEGYLDVLINNAGIASQFSDPQDVTADQTRQIYETNVFGIVRMTHAFLPLLRKSEAPVIVNVGSGLGSFGMVLNPNKIESRVNALAYSSSKAAVSMLTVQYAKGLPDIRVNAVDPGPTKTDLTGHGLQTVEEGTDAIVRMATIGKDGPTGTFTDRKGEIPW from the coding sequence ATGACCCTTACTTTAATAACAGGTGGTAACAAAGGGCTCGGATATGAAGCTGCCCGCCGGCTGATCGGACTCGGCCATACCGTTTATATCGGCGCACGTAACGAAGAACTAGGCAAAAAAGCTGCAGATGAACTTGGTGCGCGGTTTGTTCTTCTGGATGTATCCGAGGATGACTCCGTTAATGCCGCCGCCGCTGAAATCATGGCAAAAGAGGGATATCTGGACGTCCTTATCAACAATGCAGGGATTGCGAGCCAGTTTTCCGATCCTCAAGATGTCACTGCAGACCAAACTCGCCAAATTTACGAGACGAACGTCTTTGGTATTGTTCGCATGACCCATGCTTTTCTTCCGTTACTGCGCAAGTCAGAAGCGCCTGTTATTGTAAATGTAGGCAGCGGGCTTGGATCTTTCGGAATGGTATTGAACCCCAATAAGATCGAATCGAGAGTGAATGCGCTTGCTTATAGTTCTTCTAAGGCTGCTGTAAGCATGCTCACGGTGCAATATGCAAAAGGACTGCCTGACATTCGAGTCAACGCCGTAGATCCGGGACCAACCAAGACCGACCTGACCGGGCATGGACTCCAAACGGTCGAAGAGGGTACAGATGCCATCGTTAGAATGGCTACCATTGGTAAGGATGGTCCGACAGGAACCTTTACGGACCGTAAAGGTGAAATCCCCTGGTAA